The genomic interval GGCTATTTGCCAAAGATAAAACTGCAGAACTAAACCACTCAATAATGGTCCATCTATACCTTGGATAGTGAGCCTTCTGACTCGCACAGTGGAACTCTGTCCTCATTGCCTATATTTTCACAGTAAGGTTGAGTCAGTTCATGCAGGAAAACCGTGAGATGGAAGTGGAATCTCTGCTGGAAACATTGCTGAAACAGGTCGAACAGTTTGCGGAAGGCCTGGCTCAGGAGGATGATATGTCAGCCATTGTGTTTCGCTATGTGGGATGACAGGTGGGCCTGAGGGAAATCGTTCATAGTGATTTCCATTTCTTGTTTTGTTGTCTGAAATGGGTTAGAAGAAAACAGCCGTCAAACCTGAATAAAGGATCGACCTGTTTTTCAGGAAATTTAAGCACTGAACCGTTTTCACATGGCTCCCATGCAACGACTAACCAAGTTGTTTCAAGACCGTTTTCTGTTTCCAAAAATTACAGATGAAGAACTGAAAGCGCATCTGAAAACCATTCAGGAACAATTGCCTGTTCCGGTCATCTGGTTATTGGGAAAAACTCAATCGGGCAAAACATCTCTCATTCGGGGCTTGACTCAGAACAGCCGGAGTGAGATTGGCGATGGCATTCGCCCCTGCACTCAATCTGCCGTGCTGTATGATTTTCCCATGGAAGAAAATTGTTTTGTGAGGTTTCTGGATACCAGAGGCATCGGCGAGTCAGGCTATGATCCGAAAGAAGAAATGAACCTGTATAAAACACAGGCCCATTTGTTACTGGTGGTGGTCAAAGCCATGGATCATGCCCAGGAGCATGTGATTCAACCGCTGAAAACGATTGCCAAAGAACATCCGGAGTGGCCGATCCTGGTGGTTCAGACCTGTCTGCATGAAGGCTATATCAATCCCAATACCCCCCATTACATGCCCTATCCGTTTGAACAGGAACCCTGGTCCCCTCAGTTGCCCAGAGATCTGGTTCGCTCTCTGCTCAAACAACGTGAAATGTTTCAGGGGTTGAAGGCCCGGTTTGTTCCGGTTGATTTTACTTTGCCGGAAGATGGTTTTGTCCCCCAGTTTTATGGACTGGATCCACTATGGGCCGCTATCGAAACAGCATTGCCGCTTGGATTGCGTGCCATGATCCAGACGGCACCGCATTACCGCAAAGACTTTTTTGATCTCTATAACCGTTCTGCGCATAACCATATCGTGGCCTATTCTCTGGCGGCCGGAGGTTCTGGCCTGGTGCCTGTGCCTTTTGTGTCTGTGCCGTTGGTCATGTCCATCACGCTTAAAATGTTCCAGACCCTGGCCTCAATTTACCAAAGGGAACTCAATGTTCAGCAATTTGCGGAGATTGTCGGAACGCTGGGATTGGGAATGGTGCTTAATCTTGGTGGACGGGAGCTGGCAAAAATCATTCCCGGTGTTGGCTCGGCTGTCAGCGGTATTTATTCTGCCGCCACAACCTATGCTTTGGGAAAGACCCTTTGTGCCTATTTCAGTTATTACACCGAAGATTCCCTGCCGGATAAATCAGTATTTCAGGAATTGTATCAAAAACAGTTTGAGGAAGGACGGGAACTGTTGAAACGCTATCTTTTGCCCTGGCACCCTG from SAR324 cluster bacterium carries:
- a CDS encoding 50S ribosome-binding GTPase, which produces MAPMQRLTKLFQDRFLFPKITDEELKAHLKTIQEQLPVPVIWLLGKTQSGKTSLIRGLTQNSRSEIGDGIRPCTQSAVLYDFPMEENCFVRFLDTRGIGESGYDPKEEMNLYKTQAHLLLVVVKAMDHAQEHVIQPLKTIAKEHPEWPILVVQTCLHEGYINPNTPHYMPYPFEQEPWSPQLPRDLVRSLLKQREMFQGLKARFVPVDFTLPEDGFVPQFYGLDPLWAAIETALPLGLRAMIQTAPHYRKDFFDLYNRSAHNHIVAYSLAAGGSGLVPVPFVSVPLVMSITLKMFQTLASIYQRELNVQQFAEIVGTLGLGMVLNLGGRELAKIIPGVGSAVSGIYSAATTYALGKTLCAYFSYYTEDSLPDKSVFQELYQKQFEEGRELLKRYLLPWHPEKMDRSQEQSTE